From Theileria annulata chromosome 1, complete sequence, *** SEQUENCING IN PROGRESS ***, one genomic window encodes:
- a CDS encoding zinc finger protein, putative (Contains putative WD40 repeat domains; Shows weak Pfam hit (2.3e-03) to CCCH type zinc finger domain), with protein MTRDRGYYNPGNDSFGYNSRRNNDYWLGPSNSGNRNDSYGYKNQGQSRNFANSSKSRYGDQNKDSTPVICKHFALLDQCRFGNKCSFLHTVKRILYMQDVFKGGVYCSTLRMTADNAIEFFACGHGPTIKRFKFHSNNANEIQTTTYPNITIQMPPGQGNQNNTVRTRVKGPVTDQAIHSLLFMDDCLFAGLRTGHICVHHLPSGTFTMLEGHDSSVSSIIVIEGIVLSSCESGKINLWRFDSGAFTCINSLHTNSKINSLLEVICDVSTPTASQPRLLWAGGSVINIIDLASLTVVKSIQLPSNVVVKCFKRYGGHVIVGFSNGYLKVFTPLGDEVYMSSNDSGSITAMDGMQTSEGDLLLVGSRSGELTVVQLPSFNLQYLLMCHIDGHKKSGISKIAPIGAQHFLTTGYDGNVSFFMWNNPV; from the exons ATGACCAGAGACCGGGGTTATTATAATCCTGGTAATGATTCCTTCGGATATAATTCTAGACGGAATAACG aCTACTGGTTAGGCCCTAGTAATTCAGGGAACAGAAACGACTCTTACGGATACAAGAATCAAGGACAATCGAGGAATTTCGCAAATTCTTcaaa atCTAGATACGGAGATCAAAATAAGGATAGTACTCCAGTGATTTGTAAACATTTCGCTTTACTAG ATCAATGTAGATTTGGTAACAAGTGTTCGTTTTTGCACACTGTAAAGcgtatattatatatgcAAGATGTGTTCAAGGGCGGAGTGTACTGCTCAACGCTGAGAATGACAGCAGACAACGCTATCGAGTTCTTTGCATGTGGTCACGGACCGACAATCAAACGCTTTAAGTTCCATAGCAACAACGCAAACGAGATCCAAACGACAACATACCCTAATATAACTATTCAGATGCCACCAGGACAAGGGAACCAAAATAACACAGTTAGAACCAGAGTTAAAGGCCCTGTCACGGATCAAGCAATTCATAGTTTATTGTTTATGGACGACTGTCTGTTTGCCGGCTTAAGAACAGGGCATATTTGTGTCCACCACCTCCCCAGTGGCACCTTTACAATGCTTGAAGGCCACGACTCCTCTGTAAGTTCAATTATCGTAATCGAAGGGATTGTTCTATCCTCATGCGAAAGTGGCAAAATTAATCTTTGGAGGTTCGATTCCGGTGCATTCACCTGCATCAACTCGCTCCACACAAATTCTAAAATCAATTCACTTTTGGAGGTCATTTGCGACGTCTCAACACCAACGGCCAGCCAACCACGGCTTCTCTGGGCTGGCGGCTCCGTTATCAATATTATCGACCTTGCTTCCCTAACTGTTGTTAAATCTATCCAGCTTCCATCTAACGTTGTCGTTAAGTGTTTCAAGAG ATATGGAGGACATGTAATTGTTGGATTTTCCAATGGGTACTTGAAGGTGTTTACTCCTCTCGGTGATGAGGTGTACATGTCATCGAACGATAGTGGCAGCATAACTGCTATGGATGGAATGCAAACTTCTGAGGGCGATCTCCTTCTGGTGGGAAGCCGGTCTGGAGAACTGACTGTTGTCCAGCTCCCCTCGTTTAATCTTCAGTACCTTCTAATGTGCCACATTGACGGCCACAAAAAATCTGGAATCAGTAAAATTGCTCCCATTGGGGCTCAACACTTTCTCACCACCGGGTATGACGGAAACGTGTCATTCTTCATGTGGAACAACCCTGTTTGA
- a CDS encoding uncharacterized protein (TapCf04.q1c.cand.104 - score = 33.11) gives MAVYAFNSPDVQGVNTPLSGLSHSPLSARHQSPVTSYVVPSTSPVKVVSSPNLSKNGGHGFSQPVGVLPQNSQDTREISTVYLPPIRYRYDNATGTLVQVSGQSPNANFSASSSVQSPSGQFPPNFSPPLTSFSPTFEGNLSHFLNTNPLNQNNQLNFQNQQNQMNGQKGVNSFWNQPMGGPNRLQTPTNQVYKFTNFSPQNFNKPVQPQFNQPNGTHFSNFQPNVTQFDPGVFNNAQFGGTQFKPFYQNSPQFNQQPPGPVYQPPNGFYGNFNQSVPTFGSAQNSGNTRTVGGGNFHRYGNHLYMDTPRARYEAAVKDYYNRINNYNNYPNYGDYNPNFGGFNPNFNGFNPNFNNQGYTPNNFNGPDTSPGGFSKAFSRFENVATKFFSNTDSLVSDLRDAAFKIFNPNSPDYMRAAVFKLQRLENVPVNPNSVSKLTFSVVAYFDVDTENYNIHKSEQQWALPTETQGIVDCDLKGETIKIPWKGEEFVFLKILEHVRNNRFVLGRLQLKLDTLVTGHPLKVTIIGDDGKNKGSAILEFAVGAVSLDEFNQMNMQSNGVNRDYTPRYMTSRNTGRNNGEYMDKNEEWRQTRLRSKNSKRVSLYK, from the coding sequence ATGGCAGTATACGCATTTAATTCGCCAGATGTGCAGGGAGTTAATACACCTCTATCTGGATTGTCACATTCGCCTTTATCTGCCAGACACCAATCACCAGTTACGAGTTATGTTGTTCCAAGTACATCTCCTGTTAAGGTTGTCTCAAGCCCTAACCTATCAAAAAATGGAGGACACGGGTTTTCACAACCAGTAGGCGTTTTACCGCAAAATTCACAGGATACTAGAGAAATTTCAACAGTTTATCTTCCTCCAATAAGGTACAGATATGACAATGCCACAGGTACTCTGGTACAAGTTAGCGGGCAATCACCGAATGCTAACTTTTCAGCCAGTTCCTCCGTTCAGTCACCTTCTGGTCAATTCCCCCCTAACTTTAGCCCTCCGCTCACCTCATTTTCACCAACATTTGAAGGTAATTTATCGCATTTCCTCAATACTAATCCTTTAAATCAGAACAATCAGCTTAATTTTCAGAATCAACAAAACCAGATGAATGGACAAAAAGGTGTTAATTCATTTTGGAATCAACCCATGGGTGGTCCAAATAGATTACAAACACCAACCAATCAGGTATACAAATTCACGAACTTTTCACcccaaaattttaataaaccAGTTCAACCTCAGTTTAATCAACCCAATGGGACACACTTTAGCAATTTTCAGCCTAATGTAACCCAGTTTGACCCTGGAGTATTTAATAATGCACAGTTTGGTGGAACTCAGTTTAAGCctttttatcaaaattcTCCTCAGTTTAACCAACAACCACCTGGACCCGTATATCAGCCTCCCAATGGGTTTTATGGGAACTTCAATCAATCAGTTCCAACATTTGGAAGTGCCCAAAATTCAGGGAATACAAGGACAGTTGGTGGAGGGAACTTCCATAGATATGGGAATCACTTGTACATGGACACCCCAAGAGCAAGATACGAAGCAGCGGTCAAAGATTACTATAACAGAATTAACAATTACAACAACTATCCAAATTATGGCGATTATAACCCTAACTTTGGAGGTTTTAATCCCAATTTCAATGGGTTTAACCCTAATTTTAACAATCAAGGGTATACCCCAAATAACTTCAATGGGCCTGATACCAGTCCAGGAGGATTTTCAAAGGCGTTTAGTAGGTTTGAGAACGTTGCAACGAAGTTTTTTTCAAACACAGACTCGTTAGTTTCTGACTTAAGAGATGCAGCCttcaaaatatttaaccCCAACTCACCAGATTACATGAGGGCAGCAGTCTTCAAGCTCCAAAGGCTTGAGAATGTACCTGTTAACCCAAATTCAGTTTCAAAGCTGACCTTCAGCGTCGTGGCGTACTTTGACGTCGATACTGAGAACTACAACATACATAAATCAGAACAACAGTGGGCGTTGCCCACCGAGACTCAAGGGATTGTAGACTGCGATTTAAAAGGCGaaactattaaaattcCTTGGAAGGGCGAGGAGTTTGTGTTTCTAAAAATTCTAGAACATGTAAGGAACAACAGATTCGTGCTAGGACGATTACAGCTGAAACTCGATACGCTTGTTACTGGGCACCCCTTGAAGGTAACCATAATAGGCGATGACGGGAAGAATAAGGGATCAGCAATACTTGAATTTGCAGTTGGGGCAGTATCACTTGATGAATTTAACCAGATGAACATGCAGTCCAATGGCGTAAACAGGGACTACACTCCAAGGTATATGACGAGCAGAAACACTGGCAGAAATAACGGAGAATACATGGATAAGAACGAGGAGTGGAGACAAACTAGACTTAGGAGCAAGAATTCTAAAAGAGtaagtttatataaataa
- a CDS encoding RNA-binding protein, putative: MSVTGPAANTNAIHRLSELELKKGIIGEGSWHNQYKDSCYIFIGGLDHRMTEGDIIIVFSQFGEPIDINLKRDKDTGKSLGYCFLGYKDQRSTILAVDNFNGSTLLGRRIRVDHVMDYSAPVVYEDEVDEEGNKIRKEYKPTGAEGQGLDNYYVTETERLLKETSSKKAKQDPSQQMDEDEKWALEFEQMIKNENSESFDNPKETKEDRESVKKEHKERDRRGDRDRSRDRYRNRHRSRSRDRHRSRSRDRDRYKKRYRDGSRERYRRRYSRSSSKDKHRRDRHKRSHRSHS; encoded by the exons ATGTCCGTTACTGGGCCTGCTGCGAACACCAATGCCATTCACCGTTTATCGGAGCTTGAGCTCAAAAAAGGAATCATTGGAGAAGGCTCTTGGCACAACCAATATAAGGATTCTTGCTACATTTTCATAG GCGGTTTGGACCACAGAATGACGGAAGGTGACATTATTATAGTTTTTTCCCAGTTTGGTGAACCAATAGATATAAACCTAAAAAGGGATAAAGATACAG GAAAATCACTCGGGTACTGTTTTCTAGGTTATAAGGATCAGAGGAGTACTATACTGGCTGTGGATAACTTTAATGGCTCAACTCTACTAGGAAGAAGGATCAGAGTTGATCACGTCATGGACTACTCGGCACCAGTTGTTTACGAGGATGAG GTTGACGAGGAGGGTAATAAGATTCGTAAGGAGTATAAGCCTACGGGAGCAGAGGGTCAGGGACTGGACAATTATTATGTAACTGAAACAGAGCGGCTTCTAAAGGAAACATCCAGTAAAAAAGCGAAACAGGACCCATCTCAGCAAATGGACGAAGATGAAAAATGGGCCCTTGAATTCGAACAAATGATTAAGAATGAAAATTCAGAATCATTTGATAACCCCAAAGAAACTAAAGAAGATAGAGAAAGTGTAAAGAAGGAGCATAAAGAAAGGGACAGACGTGGAGACAGAGATAGGAGTAGGGATAGATATAGAAATAGGCATAGAAGCCGTAGTAGAGATAGACATAGAAGTAGAAGTAGAGATAGAGATCGATATAAGAAGAGATATAGAGATGGTAGTAGGGAAAGGTATAGAAGAAGATACAGTAGAAGTTCTTCCAAAGATAAACATCGAAGAGATCGGCACAAACGAAGTCATCGCAGTCATTCttaa